In Deinococcota bacterium, a genomic segment contains:
- a CDS encoding glycosyltransferase gives MRIAYFTETFLPKIDGIVTRLTRTLEHLADLGHEALVFAPHKPPASYAGHKVVAVPSIAFKPWYPELMLGMPRPRLGRELDKFKPDLVHIVNPVILGLWGTAITKQRNLPLLSSYHTDITQYATHLNLHILRPISRSFLRDVHNQAHVNLCTSQPMVNSARGLGIKRVRLWPKAVDTETYHPSMASAEMRARLSGGNPERPLFVYIGRLSHEKRLDWLYAPVTQLDGVRLALVGSGPAEAHLRERFKDTNTVFTGYLSGRELAQAYASADVFAFPSDTETLGFGAMEAFASGVPVVGARAGGLPDVIRHGHNGLMFTPGDLGELSEHLRALLFNRALRDAFGRQGRRDMEPWGWRAATLRLLEYYHLARTIQRRYDPPSAY, from the coding sequence ATGCGCATCGCCTACTTCACCGAGACCTTCCTGCCCAAAATAGACGGCATCGTCACCCGGCTGACGCGCACGCTCGAGCACTTGGCTGACCTCGGCCACGAGGCGCTCGTCTTCGCGCCGCACAAGCCTCCCGCGAGCTACGCCGGCCACAAGGTGGTGGCGGTGCCCAGTATCGCCTTCAAACCCTGGTATCCCGAGCTGATGCTGGGCATGCCCCGGCCTAGATTGGGCCGCGAGCTCGACAAGTTCAAGCCCGATCTCGTCCACATCGTCAATCCGGTCATCTTGGGGCTCTGGGGCACGGCGATTACCAAGCAGCGCAACCTGCCGCTGTTGTCGAGCTACCACACCGATATCACTCAGTACGCCACCCACCTCAACCTGCACATCCTCAGGCCCATCTCGAGGAGCTTTTTGCGCGACGTGCACAACCAGGCCCACGTCAACCTCTGTACCAGCCAGCCGATGGTCAACTCGGCGCGCGGCCTGGGCATCAAGCGGGTGCGACTCTGGCCCAAGGCCGTGGACACCGAAACCTATCACCCCTCGATGGCGTCAGCGGAGATGCGCGCGCGCCTGAGCGGCGGCAATCCCGAGCGGCCGCTCTTCGTCTACATCGGCCGCTTGAGCCATGAAAAGCGCCTCGACTGGCTCTACGCCCCCGTCACCCAACTGGACGGCGTCCGTCTGGCCTTGGTGGGTTCGGGTCCGGCCGAGGCGCACCTGCGAGAGCGCTTCAAGGACACCAACACCGTCTTTACCGGCTACCTGAGCGGCCGGGAGCTCGCCCAGGCCTACGCCAGCGCCGACGTCTTCGCCTTTCCCTCGGACACCGAAACGCTGGGCTTCGGCGCGATGGAGGCGTTCGCCTCGGGCGTGCCCGTCGTCGGCGCCCGCGCGGGCGGCCTGCCCGACGTTATTCGCCACGGCCACAACGGCCTCATGTTCACGCCCGGCGACCTGGGCGAGCTGAGCGAGCACCTTCGCGCGCTGCTCTTCAACCGGGCGCTGCGCGACGCGTTCGGGAGGCAGGGCCGCCGCGATATGGAGCCCTGGGGCTGGCGCGCCGCTACCCTAAGGCTGCTCGAGTACTACCATCTCGCCCGCACCATCCAGCGCCGCTACGACCCGCCGAGCGCCTACTGA
- a CDS encoding NAD-dependent epimerase/dehydratase family protein produces the protein MKVMILGGDGFCGWPTSLHLSNLGHEVVIVDNLSRRNIDNELGAESLTPIAPMGTRLAAWREVSGKAIRFVNLDVAQNYDGLLHLIQEEEPGAVVHFAEQRAAPYSMKSPRHKRYTVDNNLNATHNTLCAIVESGQDIHLVHLGTMGVYGYGSAGMKIPEGYLDIEVMTESGERAHQQILYPANPGSVYHMTKTQDQLFFAYYNKNDGVRITDLHQGIVWGTNSAETKLDERLINRFDYDGDYGTVLNRFLMQAAIGYPLTVHGTGGQTRAFIHIQDTVRCIELALENPPQKNERVKIFNQMVETHRIRDLAKMVSEMTGVEVAHLENPRKEAAENDLHVRNDFFLKLGLKPITLNQGLMQEVTDVARRYAHRCDISKIPSTSLWTREQREASARLEQSLETVV, from the coding sequence ATGAAGGTAATGATCTTAGGCGGCGACGGCTTTTGCGGCTGGCCGACCTCGCTGCACCTGTCCAACTTGGGCCATGAGGTCGTCATCGTCGACAACCTCAGCAGGCGCAACATCGACAACGAGTTGGGGGCCGAGTCGCTCACCCCCATCGCGCCGATGGGCACGCGGCTGGCGGCCTGGCGGGAGGTCTCGGGCAAGGCGATACGCTTCGTCAATCTCGACGTCGCCCAGAACTACGACGGCCTCTTGCACCTTATCCAGGAGGAGGAGCCGGGCGCCGTCGTCCACTTCGCCGAGCAGCGCGCCGCGCCCTACTCGATGAAGTCGCCCAGGCACAAGCGTTATACCGTCGACAACAACCTAAACGCCACCCACAACACCCTTTGCGCCATCGTCGAGTCGGGGCAGGACATCCACCTCGTCCACCTGGGCACGATGGGCGTTTACGGCTACGGCAGCGCGGGCATGAAGATCCCCGAAGGTTACCTGGACATCGAGGTCATGACCGAAAGCGGCGAGCGCGCCCATCAGCAGATCCTCTATCCCGCCAATCCCGGCAGCGTCTACCACATGACCAAGACCCAGGACCAGCTCTTTTTCGCCTACTACAACAAGAACGACGGCGTGCGCATAACCGACTTGCACCAGGGCATCGTCTGGGGCACCAACAGCGCCGAGACCAAGCTCGACGAGCGCCTCATCAACCGCTTCGACTACGACGGCGACTACGGCACCGTCTTGAACAGATTTCTCATGCAAGCGGCCATCGGCTACCCCCTCACCGTCCACGGCACCGGCGGTCAGACGCGCGCCTTTATCCACATCCAGGACACGGTGCGCTGCATCGAGCTGGCGCTTGAAAACCCGCCTCAGAAAAACGAGCGCGTCAAGATTTTCAACCAGATGGTCGAGACGCACCGCATCCGCGACCTTGCCAAGATGGTCTCGGAGATGACCGGCGTGGAGGTGGCCCATCTCGAGAACCCCCGCAAGGAAGCCGCCGAAAACGACCTCCACGTAAGAAACGACTTTTTTCTCAAGCTCGGCCTAAAGCCCATCACCTTAAACCAAGGCTTGATGCAAGAAGTTACCGACGTAGCGAGGCGCTACGCCCACCGCTGCGACATCAGCAAAATCCCCTCCACCTCACTCTGGACGAGGGAGCAGAGGGAAGCGTCGGCGCGGCTCGAGCAGTCCCTGGAGACAGTCGTTTAA
- a CDS encoding DEAD/DEAH box helicase: MAVTVPNLPPALAGAASYHEWLKSREDYRGQIRAYAFLPGRPQGQRPRYEGVYAPYLGRLGIVPYRHQAEALVRAEAGENLVVATPTASGKSLAYQIPTLHTLDTGGTVLYLFPTKALAHDQLEKLAALAAEFALDGLVASYDGDTASSRRRGVRAGARCLLSNPDMLHYGILPHHAAWARFLGVLSFIVVDELHYYRGVMGTHAANILRRLLRLARHYGAAPQVIAASATIGNPAEHAANLTGLPFGAVTEDYGPRADREFLFWRPPDLPGDGKSVRRRSPNTEAADLAARFVKAGLKSIFFCNSRKSAELLRRYAAGQLSEDEAAMLSSYRAGYDAEDRRRIEAAFKRGDIRVLTATSALELGVDVGGVDAVAMVGYPGSMTALWQRAGRAGRGGRRALTLLIPGNDPLDEYYLNHPDLVTEGRAEGAVADPFNSELHPLHLACAAYEKPLALDEDLLGEANRARAARGEAVPPLTRRGERLAYVGPYPHARLSLRGLGGRRVVLRDGFGKRLGESDLAAALRELHPGAVFLHQGETYLVRNLDLDAGVAVLLPHLSDYYTQARSVTDIEILEREAVRYGVHVGRVRVTTDVLSYVRKRYFSEAVLDETPLELPELSYPTQALWFAVTAVAGAVHPSLLPAAIHALEHTLISLLPVFVLCERADVGGVSYPMYPATGEPTVFIYDGSPGGVGYSRAGASAFGDWLLAARDLLRDCPCQDGCPRCVLSPKCGNGNQYLDKEAALMLAEALLARLEQTALPKLRA, from the coding sequence GTGGCCGTCACCGTCCCCAACCTGCCCCCGGCGCTAGCCGGCGCCGCCTCCTACCACGAGTGGCTAAAGTCGCGCGAGGACTACCGGGGGCAGATCCGCGCCTACGCCTTTCTGCCGGGACGGCCCCAAGGACAGAGGCCGCGCTATGAGGGTGTGTACGCGCCCTACTTGGGGCGCCTTGGCATCGTCCCCTACCGCCACCAGGCCGAGGCGCTCGTCCGAGCCGAGGCGGGCGAAAACCTGGTGGTGGCGACGCCGACGGCCTCGGGCAAGTCGCTCGCCTACCAAATCCCGACCTTGCATACCTTGGACACGGGCGGCACCGTCCTCTACCTCTTCCCGACCAAGGCGCTCGCCCACGACCAGCTCGAGAAGCTCGCCGCGCTGGCCGCTGAGTTTGCGCTGGACGGCCTCGTCGCCTCCTACGACGGCGACACCGCCTCCTCTCGCCGCCGGGGCGTCCGCGCGGGAGCACGCTGCCTTCTCTCCAACCCCGACATGCTCCACTACGGCATCCTGCCGCACCATGCGGCTTGGGCGCGCTTTCTGGGCGTGCTCAGCTTTATCGTCGTGGACGAACTCCACTACTACCGCGGGGTGATGGGTACGCACGCGGCCAATATCTTGCGGCGCCTGTTGCGCCTCGCCCGGCACTACGGCGCCGCGCCGCAGGTCATCGCCGCCAGCGCCACCATCGGCAACCCGGCGGAGCACGCGGCCAACCTGACCGGGCTTCCCTTCGGCGCCGTCACCGAGGACTACGGCCCGCGCGCCGACCGCGAGTTCCTCTTCTGGCGGCCACCCGACCTGCCCGGCGACGGGAAGAGCGTACGGCGGCGCAGCCCCAACACCGAGGCAGCGGACCTAGCGGCGCGCTTCGTCAAGGCCGGACTCAAGAGCATCTTCTTCTGCAACTCGCGCAAGTCCGCCGAACTGCTCAGGCGCTACGCGGCGGGCCAGCTTTCAGAGGACGAGGCGGCGATGCTGTCGAGCTACCGCGCGGGCTACGACGCCGAGGACCGGCGGCGCATCGAGGCGGCCTTCAAGCGCGGCGACATCCGCGTCCTTACCGCCACCAGCGCGCTCGAGCTGGGCGTGGACGTAGGCGGGGTGGACGCGGTGGCGATGGTCGGCTACCCCGGCTCGATGACCGCCTTGTGGCAGCGCGCGGGCCGGGCGGGCCGCGGCGGCCGGCGCGCCCTCACCCTGCTCATCCCCGGCAACGACCCCTTGGACGAGTACTATTTGAACCACCCCGACCTCGTCACCGAGGGCCGGGCCGAGGGCGCCGTCGCCGACCCCTTCAACAGCGAACTCCACCCCCTGCACCTGGCCTGCGCGGCCTATGAAAAGCCACTGGCGTTGGACGAGGACCTGCTCGGCGAGGCCAACCGCGCTCGAGCGGCGAGGGGCGAGGCGGTGCCGCCGCTCACCCGCAGAGGAGAGAGGCTCGCCTACGTCGGCCCCTACCCCCACGCCCGGCTGAGCCTGCGCGGCTTGGGCGGCAGGCGTGTCGTGCTGAGAGACGGCTTCGGCAAGCGCCTGGGCGAGAGCGACCTGGCGGCCGCCCTGCGCGAGCTGCACCCCGGCGCGGTCTTTTTGCACCAGGGCGAGACCTACCTCGTGCGCAACCTGGACCTGGACGCGGGCGTCGCCGTGCTCTTGCCGCACCTGAGCGACTACTACACCCAGGCGCGCTCGGTCACCGACATCGAGATTCTGGAGAGGGAGGCGGTACGTTACGGCGTCCATGTCGGCCGGGTGCGGGTGACGACCGACGTGCTCTCCTATGTGCGCAAGCGCTACTTTAGCGAGGCGGTTTTGGACGAGACGCCGCTCGAGCTGCCCGAGCTGTCCTACCCCACCCAGGCGCTGTGGTTTGCCGTGACCGCGGTGGCGGGGGCGGTGCATCCGAGCCTCCTGCCCGCGGCGATTCACGCGCTCGAGCACACGCTCATCAGCCTCTTACCGGTCTTCGTGCTCTGCGAGCGGGCCGACGTGGGTGGGGTGTCTTATCCCATGTACCCGGCTACGGGCGAGCCGACGGTGTTTATCTACGACGGCTCGCCCGGCGGCGTCGGCTACAGCCGGGCGGGCGCCTCGGCCTTCGGCGACTGGCTTCTAGCGGCTCGAGACCTGTTGCGCGACTGCCCCTGTCAGGACGGCTGCCCCCGCTGCGTCCTCTCGCCCAAGTGCGGCAACGGCAACCAGTATTTGGACAAGGAGGCGGCGCTGATGCTGGCGGAGGCGCTCCTAGCGCGGCTCGAGCAGACTGCGCTCCCAAAGCTTCGGGCCTAG
- a CDS encoding ribbon-helix-helix protein, CopG family has protein sequence MKTVSLTVSEADYEAFRRAARDENRPIAQLIREAMTFYRQAKLEVRTPLSDLPVLVGHRAVTALPERAELYEEVFAERD, from the coding sequence ATGAAGACGGTATCGCTAACCGTATCGGAGGCGGATTATGAGGCGTTTCGGCGTGCGGCTCGAGATGAAAACAGACCGATAGCCCAGCTCATTCGTGAGGCGATGACGTTCTACCGCCAGGCGAAGTTGGAGGTGAGAACGCCGTTGAGTGACCTGCCCGTCTTGGTCGGCCATCGCGCCGTCACGGCGTTGCCGGAGCGTGCCGAGCTCTACGAGGAAGTATTTGCCGAGCGTGACTGA
- a CDS encoding AzlC family ABC transporter permease, which yields MARVAAPLGLDARSALWAGVRATSPLVLGIIPFGLISGVAAVEIGLNAVEALGMSVLVFAGSAQLAAVQLLGAGASAAVILLTTLVINLRFVMYSAALAPHLKRLERPWRFSLAYLLTDQAFALSVTRFTEDTGVRRRWFYLGVSLPLWLVWQAATLAGVLVGAQLPASLSLGFAIPLTFLALTFPAVQDRPTAAAAVSAAAVAVAAANLPYNLGLILAAVTGVAVGLVLEARR from the coding sequence GTGGCGCGCGTCGCGGCTCCGCTAGGCTTGGATGCCAGAAGCGCCCTTTGGGCGGGGGTCAGGGCCACCTCACCCCTGGTGCTCGGCATCATTCCCTTCGGGCTCATTTCCGGGGTGGCGGCCGTGGAGATCGGCCTGAACGCTGTGGAAGCCCTGGGCATGTCGGTCTTGGTCTTCGCGGGCTCGGCGCAACTGGCGGCGGTGCAGCTCCTGGGCGCGGGTGCCTCGGCGGCGGTAATCCTGCTGACCACGCTGGTCATCAACCTCCGCTTCGTGATGTACAGCGCCGCCCTGGCGCCGCACCTCAAGCGGCTCGAGCGGCCCTGGCGCTTCTCTCTGGCCTACCTGTTGACCGACCAGGCTTTTGCCCTGTCGGTGACACGCTTTACCGAAGATACCGGGGTCAGGCGGCGCTGGTTCTATCTTGGCGTATCGCTGCCGCTCTGGTTGGTGTGGCAAGCCGCGACGCTGGCGGGCGTTCTCGTGGGCGCCCAGTTGCCGGCGAGTCTGTCCTTGGGCTTCGCCATTCCCCTCACCTTTCTCGCCCTGACCTTTCCGGCCGTTCAGGACCGGCCCACTGCGGCGGCGGCCGTGAGCGCGGCGGCGGTGGCGGTGGCCGCGGCGAACCTGCCCTACAACCTGGGGCTCATCCTGGCGGCGGTGACGGGTGTGGCAGTCGGCCTCGTCCTCGAGGCGCGGCGGTGA
- a CDS encoding AzlD domain-containing protein → MGVLTFLLRLSFLELFGKARVPDGLARALRFVPAAVLPALVAPAFVYREGVLELSLGNERLLAGLIAALVAWRSKSMLATIIVGMLALWALQRF, encoded by the coding sequence ATGGGCGTGCTCACCTTCTTGCTGCGCCTGTCGTTTTTGGAGCTGTTCGGCAAGGCTAGGGTGCCGGACGGCCTGGCCCGCGCCCTGCGCTTCGTGCCCGCGGCGGTCCTGCCCGCCCTGGTGGCGCCGGCCTTTGTTTACCGGGAGGGCGTGCTCGAGCTGTCGCTCGGCAACGAGCGTCTCCTGGCCGGCCTCATCGCCGCCCTGGTGGCCTGGCGCAGCAAGAGCATGCTCGCCACCATCATCGTGGGTATGCTGGCGCTATGGGCCTTGCAGCGGTTTTAG
- a CDS encoding polysaccharide biosynthesis protein translates to MKRMRRQTRFFLDIAAWTLATPLAFLIRHDGAVPAESLSAMLLITAALAGFKLLAHLYFGLHRQTWHKIAFRDLRALLQAVAAVTAGSAGLVFFVGPALGVPRSVPLLDGLIALLLLVSLRAAARYWHESSVSRELKTTDRSRVLIIGAGEAGTLIAREMLRHPKTGLKPVGFLDDDPRKVGQRIAAIPIVGTIADLQETVKRFQVDEVLIAMPSAEGKLIRNIVAQAAAAKVPSRTIPGIYEVLSGQVSVNRIRDVRIEDLLHRQPIKLDTAAISSYIEGKTVMITGAGGSIGSELVRQICRFNPSALILFGHGENSIYQLERELDRNWPEVPYHSVIGAIQNKIRLDYVFRRYQPEVIFHAAAHKHVPLMEGNPEEAVFNNIIGSMNLIKLALQYGISHFVNISTDKAVNPTSVMGASKRVVEYLVQSASNKARSNQVFVSVRFGNVLGSRGSVIPVFKKQIIAGGPVTVTHPDMVRFFMTIPEATQLVLQAAGQGRNGEVYILEMGEPVKILNLAHDLIRLSGLEPEVDIPIKFTGMRPGEKLFEELMTAEEKDQATAHEQILVSKPLEFDETILDEVITELTKAALKSDGEAVRSILTDFIDGCNFYYPPQAPGAELEKQTSKAS, encoded by the coding sequence ATGAAGCGTATGAGGAGACAGACGAGATTCTTCCTCGACATTGCCGCTTGGACCCTGGCGACGCCCCTCGCGTTCTTGATTCGCCATGACGGCGCCGTCCCGGCGGAGAGCCTCTCGGCCATGCTGCTCATCACGGCGGCCCTCGCGGGTTTCAAGCTCCTTGCTCACCTCTACTTCGGCCTTCACAGGCAGACCTGGCACAAGATCGCCTTCCGGGACTTGAGGGCCCTGCTCCAGGCTGTGGCTGCCGTCACCGCCGGCTCCGCCGGCTTGGTCTTTTTTGTCGGGCCCGCGCTCGGGGTGCCCCGCTCGGTTCCGCTGCTCGACGGCCTCATCGCGCTGCTCTTGCTGGTGAGCCTCCGGGCGGCCGCCCGCTACTGGCACGAGAGCAGCGTGAGCCGCGAGCTCAAGACTACCGACAGAAGCCGCGTCTTGATCATAGGCGCGGGTGAGGCCGGCACGCTCATCGCCCGCGAGATGCTCCGTCACCCCAAGACCGGGCTCAAGCCGGTGGGCTTTTTGGACGACGACCCCCGCAAGGTTGGCCAGCGCATCGCGGCCATCCCCATCGTCGGCACCATTGCCGACCTCCAGGAGACGGTCAAGAGATTCCAGGTCGACGAGGTGCTCATCGCCATGCCCTCGGCCGAGGGCAAGCTGATCCGCAACATCGTGGCGCAGGCCGCGGCCGCCAAGGTCCCGTCGCGGACCATTCCCGGCATCTACGAGGTCTTGAGCGGCCAGGTGAGCGTCAACCGCATCCGCGACGTCAGGATCGAAGACCTCCTGCACCGCCAGCCCATCAAACTGGACACCGCCGCCATCTCGTCTTACATCGAGGGCAAGACGGTGATGATCACGGGTGCGGGCGGCTCGATAGGCTCCGAGCTGGTGCGGCAGATCTGCCGCTTCAACCCGAGCGCCCTGATCCTCTTCGGCCACGGCGAGAACTCAATCTACCAGCTCGAGCGCGAGTTAGACCGCAACTGGCCGGAGGTGCCTTACCACTCGGTGATCGGCGCCATCCAGAACAAGATCCGCCTCGACTACGTGTTCAGGCGCTACCAGCCCGAGGTCATCTTCCACGCCGCCGCCCACAAGCACGTGCCGCTGATGGAAGGCAACCCCGAGGAGGCGGTCTTCAACAACATCATCGGCTCCATGAACCTGATCAAGCTGGCCCTGCAGTACGGCATTTCGCACTTCGTCAACATCTCGACCGACAAGGCGGTCAATCCTACCTCGGTGATGGGCGCGTCCAAGCGGGTGGTGGAGTACCTGGTGCAGAGCGCCTCGAACAAGGCCAGGAGCAACCAGGTCTTCGTGTCGGTGCGCTTCGGCAACGTCTTGGGCAGCCGCGGCAGCGTGATTCCCGTCTTCAAAAAGCAGATCATCGCCGGCGGCCCGGTGACGGTCACCCACCCCGACATGGTGCGCTTCTTCATGACCATCCCCGAGGCGACCCAGCTCGTCTTGCAGGCAGCCGGCCAGGGCCGAAACGGCGAGGTCTACATCCTCGAGATGGGCGAGCCCGTCAAGATCCTAAACCTCGCGCATGACCTCATCCGCCTCTCGGGCCTAGAGCCCGAGGTGGACATCCCCATCAAGTTCACCGGCATGCGCCCCGGCGAAAAGCTCTTCGAGGAGCTGATGACCGCCGAGGAGAAGGACCAGGCCACCGCTCACGAGCAGATCCTCGTCTCCAAGCCGCTCGAGTTCGACGAGACCATTCTAGACGAGGTCATCACCGAGCTCACCAAGGCGGCCCTAAAGTCCGACGGCGAGGCGGTCAGGAGCATCCTCACCGACTTTATCGACGGCTGCAACTTCTACTACCCGCCCCAGGCGCCCGGCGCAGAGCTCGAAAAGCAAACCAGCAAGGCCTCCTAG